A genomic window from Solanum stenotomum isolate F172 chromosome 10, ASM1918654v1, whole genome shotgun sequence includes:
- the LOC125841158 gene encoding serine hydroxymethyltransferase 3, chloroplastic-like, translating to MEACCGAGVMSSLQQPLWVKGSAFPSKGVAGINVNSSRVKLCSVKPCRATPTEWSLITERPTSSSPEGAGSSFEDYGLHEADPDVRAIIDKEKQRQFRSLELIASENFTSRAVMEAVGSCLTNKYSEGLPGKRYYGGNEYIDELETLCQERALSAFSLDGKQWGVNVQPLSGSPANFAVYTAVLNPHDRIMGLDLPHGGHLSHGFMTPKRRVSGTSIYFESMPYRLDESTGILDYEMLEKTANLFRPKLIIAGASAYPRDFDYPRLRKIADAVGAFLMMDMAHISGLVAASVLANPFEYCDIVTTTTHKSLRGPRGGMIFFKKDPVLGMDLESAINNAVFPGLQGGPHNHTIGGLAVCLKHAKSPEFKVYQNQVVANCRALASRLMELGYKLVSGGSDNHLVLVDLRPMGIDGARVEKILDIASITLNKNSVPGDKSALVPGGIRIGSPAMTTRGFTEKEFVAVADFIHEGVQITLEAKKSVSTTKLQDFMKVVTSPDFNLMDKVLDLQKRVEALTSQYPLPGL from the exons ATGGAAGCTTGTTGCGGAGCTGGAGTTATGAGTTCTCTTCAGCAGCCTCTTTGGGTTAAAGGGTCAGCTTTTCCTTCAAAAGGGGTTGCTGGTATTAATGTAAATTCGAGTCGGGTAAAGTTATGCTCTGTCAAGCCCTGCAGAGCAACTCCAACTGAATGGAGCTTGATTACGGAAAGGcctacttcttcttctcctgaag GTGCTGGGAGCAGCTTTGAAGACTATGGGTTGCATGAAGCTGACCCTGATGTTCGTGCTATTATTGACAAAGAGAAGCAACGTCAATTTAGGAGCTTAGAACTTATTGCCTCTGAGAATTTCACATCTCGAGCAGTGATGGAAGCAGTTGGTTCTTGCCTTACCAACAAATATTCTGAAGGGCTTCCAGGCAAAAG ATATTATGGTGGGAATGAATACATCGATGAGTTGGAAACTCTCTGTCAAGAAAGAGCATTGTCTGCCTTTAGCTTAGATGGAAAACAATGGGGTGTGAACGTTCAACCATTATCTGGTTCTCCGGCAAATTTTGCAGTTTACACAGCGGTTCTTAATCCACATGACCGGATTATG GGATTGGACTTACCTCATGGTGGCCACTTGTCCCATGGATTTATGACTCCAAAAAGACGAGTTTCAGGCACCTCAATTTACTTCGAATCCATGCCTTATCGACTTGATGAATCTACAG GTATTCTCGATTATGAAATGCTGGAGAAAACAGCGAATCTTTTTCGCCCAAAGCTTATTATTGCTGGTGCTAGTGCATATCCGCGTGATTTTGATTATCCTCGTCTGAGAAAG ATAGCAGATGCTGTTGGAGCTTTCCTAATGATGGATATGGCTCATATCAGTGGGCTTGTAGCTGCCTCTGTACTTGCTAATCCATTTGAATACTGTGACATTGTTACTACTACTACTCACAAG TCTCTTAGAGGTCCTAGAGGTGGAATGATCTTCTTCAAAAAAGATCCAGTTCTGGGAATGGATCTGGAATCCGCCATAAACAATGCTGTTTTTCCTGGTTTGCAG GGTGGTCCTCATAATCACACAATTGGAGGACTAGCTGTATGCTTGAAGCATGCCAAATCACCTGAATTTAAGGTTTATCAGAACCAG GTGGTTGCCAACTGTAGAGCACTTGCAAGCCGATTAATGGAATTAGGCTACAAGCTGGTCTCAGGAGGGAGTGACAATCATTTGGTTCTTGTGGATTTGAGACCCATG GGAATTGATGGTGCTAGAGTGGAGAAAATACTCGACATAGCATCAATTACTCTCAATAAGAATTCAGTGCCTG GTGATAAAAGTGCACTAGTACCGGGTGGCATCCGCATAGGCTCACCAGCCATGACCACTCGAGGTTTTACAGAGAAGGAATTTGTAGCAGTTGCAGATTTCATTCACGAGGGTGTGCAAATTACCCTTGAAGCCAAAAAGTCCGTCTCTACTACCAAACTCCAAGATTTCATGAAGGTTGTTACATCCCCAGATTTTAATTTGATGGATAAGGTGTTGGACTTGCAAAAAAGAGTCGAAGCTTTGACGTCCCAGTACCCTTTGCCTGGTTTATGA